In Nocardia sputorum, a single genomic region encodes these proteins:
- a CDS encoding 50S ribosomal protein L25/general stress protein Ctc — translation MSDVNLLEASVRTEFGKGAARRTRRAGNVPAVLYGHQADPQHLSVNAQAFAAILREHGTNAVLNLVIDGKKQLALTKSVVVHPIRRYIEHADLLIIKRGEKVTADVNVTVTGDAAPGTLVTQEATTVSVEADALKLPEAIEVSVEGVEAGTQITAGALQLPEGVDLAADAETLIVNVIAAPAAEPVEGEGAAEAEGESAE, via the coding sequence ATGTCCGACGTCAACCTTCTCGAAGCATCCGTACGCACCGAGTTCGGCAAGGGCGCTGCCCGCCGCACCCGTCGTGCGGGCAACGTCCCGGCCGTGCTGTACGGCCACCAGGCCGACCCGCAGCATCTCTCGGTGAACGCCCAGGCCTTCGCCGCCATCCTGCGCGAGCACGGCACCAACGCGGTGCTGAACCTGGTCATCGACGGCAAGAAGCAGCTCGCCCTGACCAAGTCCGTCGTGGTGCACCCGATCCGCCGCTACATCGAGCACGCCGACCTGCTGATCATCAAGCGCGGCGAGAAGGTCACCGCCGACGTGAACGTCACCGTCACCGGCGACGCCGCCCCCGGCACCCTGGTCACCCAGGAGGCCACCACCGTCTCCGTCGAGGCCGACGCGCTGAAGCTGCCGGAGGCCATCGAGGTCTCCGTCGAAGGTGTCGAGGCGGGCACCCAGATCACCGCGGGCGCGCTGCAGCTGCCCGAGGGCGTCGACCTGGCCGCCGACGCGGAGACCCTGATCGTCAACGTGATCGCCGCCCCGGCCGCCGAGCCCGTCGAGGGTGAGGGTGCTGCCGAGGCCGAGGGCGAGAGCGCTGAGTAG
- a CDS encoding TetR/AcrR family transcriptional regulator yields the protein MTGSESLRDRLVDVGVDLLEEVGAAHLGLRAITRAAGVSHGAPRRYFPTHRALLAAIAARGFADLEDRFAAVEAKSARDRLTRMSAEYLEFAVRRPEMFTLMFRHDLLEGSGENLRSVSLPLFARFAELVGAAAASDTIDPRDRAVALWTNLHGIATAQANRSLRLVGPGADADALVARALAVHLA from the coding sequence ATGACTGGGAGCGAGTCGTTGCGGGATCGACTGGTCGACGTGGGCGTCGACCTGCTCGAAGAGGTGGGGGCCGCGCATCTTGGTCTGCGCGCGATCACCCGGGCGGCCGGCGTCTCCCACGGCGCGCCGCGGCGATACTTCCCGACGCACCGCGCACTGCTCGCCGCCATCGCCGCGCGCGGGTTCGCCGACCTGGAAGACCGGTTCGCGGCGGTGGAGGCCAAGTCGGCACGTGACCGTCTGACGCGGATGAGCGCCGAATACCTCGAGTTCGCCGTGCGGCGTCCGGAGATGTTCACCCTGATGTTCCGGCACGACCTGCTCGAAGGTTCCGGTGAGAATCTGCGGTCGGTCAGCCTGCCGCTGTTCGCGCGGTTCGCCGAGCTGGTCGGCGCGGCGGCGGCCTCGGACACGATCGATCCGCGCGACCGCGCTGTCGCCCTGTGGACCAACCTGCACGGCATCGCCACGGCGCAGGCCAATCGCAGCCTGCGCCTGGTCGGTCCGGGCGCCGACGCGGACGCGCTGGTGGCCAGGGCGCTCGCGGTGCACTTGGCCTGA
- a CDS encoding lysophospholipid acyltransferase family protein, whose protein sequence is MWYALFKYVLLGPLLRLLGRPEVVGLEHIPRTGPVIIAANHLAVIDSLYLALVVPRHVTFLAKQEYFTGEGVRGRFNRWFYSVSGQVPVDRTGGDAAAAALAAATRILADGGVWAIHPEGTRSPDGRIYRGRTGAVRVAMATGAPVVPVTLSGTDRVNPRGSRLLRFAKVRIEFAAPRRYPPAEQRHLVRAATDELMRELAARSGRCYVDRYAATFPAVISRL, encoded by the coding sequence ATGTGGTACGCACTGTTCAAGTACGTCTTGCTCGGCCCACTGCTGCGGCTGCTCGGCAGACCCGAGGTCGTTGGGCTGGAGCACATTCCGCGAACCGGGCCGGTGATCATCGCGGCCAACCACCTCGCCGTGATCGACTCGCTGTACCTGGCGCTGGTGGTGCCCCGGCACGTCACGTTCCTCGCGAAACAGGAGTACTTCACCGGAGAAGGCGTGCGCGGACGATTCAACCGCTGGTTCTACTCGGTGTCCGGACAGGTGCCCGTCGATCGGACCGGCGGGGACGCGGCCGCCGCGGCGTTGGCCGCGGCCACCCGCATCCTGGCGGACGGCGGGGTCTGGGCGATCCACCCCGAAGGCACCCGTTCACCGGACGGGCGGATCTATCGCGGCCGCACCGGCGCCGTGCGGGTCGCCATGGCCACCGGCGCGCCTGTGGTTCCGGTGACGCTCTCCGGCACCGACCGAGTGAACCCGCGCGGCAGCCGCCTGCTGCGTTTCGCCAAAGTGCGCATCGAGTTCGCCGCCCCTCGCCGCTACCCACCCGCCGAGCAACGTCACCTGGTGCGCGCCGCGACCGACGAGCTGATGCGCGAACTCGCCGCACGATCGGGCCGGTGCTACGTCGATCGCTACGCCGCGACCTTTCCGGCCGTCATTTCACGCCTCTGA
- the pth gene encoding aminoacyl-tRNA hydrolase translates to MVGLGNPGPEYERTRHNVGFLVADVLAERVGGRFGVHKKSGADLLQARLDGRQVLIAKPRSFMNLSGRPVAALAKFFSVPPAEVIVVHDELDLPFGAIRLKRGGGEGGHNGLRSVSSALTTKDYLRTRIGIGRPPGRQDPADYVLKPFSAPERKEVPVIVEQAADAVELLLRVGLETAQNQLH, encoded by the coding sequence GTGGTGGGACTGGGCAACCCCGGTCCCGAATACGAGCGCACCCGGCACAATGTCGGTTTCCTGGTCGCCGACGTGCTCGCGGAGCGCGTCGGCGGCCGTTTCGGTGTGCACAAGAAATCCGGCGCCGACCTGCTGCAGGCGCGGCTGGACGGGCGCCAGGTGCTGATCGCCAAGCCGCGATCGTTCATGAACCTGTCCGGGCGGCCGGTGGCCGCGCTGGCGAAGTTCTTCTCCGTGCCGCCGGCCGAGGTGATCGTCGTGCACGACGAGCTCGACCTGCCGTTCGGCGCGATCCGGCTCAAGCGCGGCGGCGGCGAGGGCGGGCACAACGGTCTTCGCTCCGTGTCCTCCGCCCTGACCACCAAGGACTACCTGCGCACCCGGATCGGCATCGGTCGCCCGCCGGGCCGCCAGGATCCGGCCGACTACGTGCTGAAGCCGTTCTCCGCGCCGGAGCGCAAAGAGGTCCCGGTGATCGTCGAGCAGGCCGCCGACGCGGTGGAACTGCTGCTGCGCGTGGGTCTGGAGACCGCGCAGAACCAATTGCACTGA
- a CDS encoding fatty acyl-AMP ligase, protein MSRFTDEMYATAQTSERGLVTGEPGAPLRRTWAEIHRLARRMAGGLAEAGIGHGDAVGVLAGMPADIAPACQAVWMRGASITMLHQPTPRTDLVVWARDTETVLTMIEARAVVLGAPFEAAEPLLRERGITVVRIDQLPDGPDVDPVPTVEGDIALQQLTSGSTGSPKAVRITHENFYVNAYAMFDRVKFQLDDDVMVSWLPLFHDMGMVGFLSVPMQFGAEVVCVTPLDFLTRPLLWAELISKYRGTVTAAPNFAYSLLARRLRQADDGAFDLSSVRYMWNGAEPVDPDTMDALAEAGKRFGLNPMALTPVYGMAETTLAVSIPDPGHGQVVDVIDADLLEAIGKAVPVPEEHGQPANIRRLPTLGYLVDHLEGRIVDSERQPLPARSVGVIELRGPAVTSGYVTVDGFQSAQDADGWLDTGDIGYFTDEGLIVVCGRIKDVIIMGGRNIYPTDIERAATRVRGVRPGNAVAVRLDAGHQRESFAVVVESGSHQDPNEVKRIEREIVHSVFAEVGARPRTVTVLGPGALPKTSSGKLRRAATAMHLPRG, encoded by the coding sequence TTGAGCAGGTTCACCGACGAGATGTACGCAACCGCACAGACCTCCGAACGCGGACTGGTGACCGGCGAGCCGGGCGCCCCGCTGCGCCGCACCTGGGCCGAAATCCACCGGCTCGCCCGGCGCATGGCGGGCGGGCTGGCCGAAGCGGGCATCGGGCACGGCGACGCGGTGGGCGTGCTCGCGGGCATGCCCGCCGACATCGCCCCGGCCTGCCAGGCCGTCTGGATGCGCGGCGCGTCGATCACCATGCTGCACCAGCCCACTCCGCGCACCGATCTGGTGGTGTGGGCGCGGGACACCGAGACCGTGCTGACGATGATCGAAGCGCGCGCGGTCGTGCTGGGCGCGCCGTTCGAGGCGGCCGAACCGCTGCTGCGCGAACGCGGCATCACCGTGGTGCGCATCGACCAGCTGCCCGACGGCCCCGACGTCGACCCCGTGCCCACCGTCGAGGGCGATATCGCGTTGCAGCAGTTGACCTCCGGTTCGACCGGATCGCCCAAGGCGGTGCGGATCACGCACGAGAACTTCTACGTCAACGCCTACGCCATGTTCGACCGGGTGAAATTCCAGCTCGACGACGACGTGATGGTCAGCTGGCTGCCCCTGTTCCACGACATGGGCATGGTCGGGTTCCTCAGCGTCCCCATGCAATTCGGCGCGGAAGTGGTGTGCGTGACGCCGCTGGACTTCCTCACCAGGCCGCTGCTGTGGGCCGAGCTGATCAGCAAGTACCGTGGAACCGTCACCGCCGCGCCGAATTTCGCCTATTCACTGCTGGCCCGGCGGCTGCGCCAGGCCGACGACGGCGCGTTCGACCTCAGCAGCGTGCGCTACATGTGGAACGGCGCCGAACCGGTGGATCCGGACACCATGGACGCCTTGGCCGAGGCGGGCAAACGCTTCGGGCTCAACCCGATGGCCCTCACCCCGGTCTACGGCATGGCCGAGACCACGCTGGCCGTGTCGATTCCCGACCCCGGGCACGGACAGGTGGTCGACGTGATCGACGCCGACCTGCTGGAGGCGATCGGCAAGGCGGTGCCCGTGCCGGAGGAGCACGGCCAGCCCGCCAACATCCGCAGGTTGCCCACGCTCGGCTATCTGGTCGACCACCTGGAGGGCCGGATCGTCGACAGCGAGCGTCAACCGCTGCCCGCCCGCTCGGTGGGCGTGATCGAACTGCGCGGCCCGGCGGTCACGTCCGGCTACGTGACGGTGGACGGATTCCAATCGGCCCAGGACGCCGATGGCTGGCTGGACACCGGCGACATCGGCTACTTCACCGACGAGGGGCTGATCGTGGTGTGCGGCCGGATCAAAGACGTGATCATCATGGGTGGCCGCAACATCTACCCCACCGACATCGAGCGCGCGGCGACGCGGGTGCGCGGCGTCCGGCCCGGCAACGCGGTGGCGGTGCGCCTCGACGCGGGTCATCAGCGGGAGAGTTTCGCCGTGGTGGTGGAGAGCGGCAGCCACCAGGACCCCAACGAGGTCAAGCGGATCGAGCGCGAGATCGTGCACTCGGTGTTCGCGGAGGTCGGCGCCCGCCCGCGCACCGTCACCGTCCTCGGCCCCGGCGCACTGCCGAAGACCTCCTCCGGGAAACTGCGCAGGGCCGCGACCGCGATGCATCTGCCCCGCGGCTGA
- a CDS encoding aminotransferase class V-fold PLP-dependent enzyme yields MLDDDRVRADTPGCVDGPGPGPVFLDSAGSSLPPRVVTETVIEHLRREAEIGGYRAANERLDDLADVKTAIGALINAEPESIALSDSATRSWADFFYSVPLAAGDRILVSEADYASNAIAALQRARATGATVEKIPSDGSGQIDLDALAALVDERVKLVSVLHAPTNGGLVNPAAEATRIAHSVGALVLLDACQSAGQLPLDVADLGVDALSATGRKWLRGPRGTGFLYLRPELARSMEPARLDLHSAEWTGPQDYRLAPGASRFEFWECDVAARLGLGAAVRYLLELGPEDVYAAIAARAEHLRKALPEIPGVTVRDLGIRHSGIVSFTVDGVDSVAVRDRLLAQDITVTVSHAGSTLLDMTGRGLASVVRASPHCFVGFDELDRFVAAVAALRA; encoded by the coding sequence ATGCTGGACGACGATCGCGTACGAGCCGACACTCCCGGATGCGTGGACGGGCCCGGCCCCGGCCCCGTCTTCCTCGACAGCGCCGGATCCTCGCTGCCGCCGCGGGTCGTCACCGAGACCGTGATCGAGCATCTGCGGCGGGAGGCGGAGATCGGCGGCTATCGCGCCGCGAACGAGCGGCTCGACGATCTCGCCGACGTCAAGACCGCGATCGGCGCGCTGATCAACGCCGAACCCGAGAGCATCGCGCTCAGCGACAGCGCCACGCGTTCGTGGGCGGACTTCTTCTATTCGGTCCCGCTCGCCGCGGGCGACCGCATCCTGGTCTCCGAGGCGGACTACGCCAGCAATGCCATCGCCGCCCTGCAGCGCGCCCGCGCCACCGGCGCCACGGTGGAGAAGATCCCCAGCGACGGCAGCGGGCAGATCGACCTCGACGCGCTGGCGGCGCTGGTGGACGAACGGGTCAAGCTGGTCTCGGTGCTGCACGCGCCGACCAACGGTGGGTTGGTGAACCCGGCCGCCGAGGCCACCCGGATCGCGCACTCGGTCGGCGCGCTGGTGCTGCTGGACGCCTGCCAGTCCGCCGGACAGTTGCCCCTGGACGTGGCCGATCTCGGCGTCGACGCTTTGTCGGCTACCGGTCGCAAGTGGTTGCGTGGCCCGCGCGGCACCGGCTTTCTCTACCTGCGGCCGGAATTGGCGCGCTCGATGGAACCCGCACGGCTCGATCTGCACAGCGCGGAATGGACCGGACCGCAGGACTACCGGCTCGCGCCCGGCGCGAGCCGCTTCGAGTTCTGGGAGTGCGACGTCGCGGCCCGGCTCGGCTTGGGCGCGGCCGTGCGATACCTGCTGGAACTGGGCCCGGAGGACGTCTACGCCGCGATCGCGGCCCGCGCCGAGCACCTGCGCAAGGCGCTGCCGGAGATCCCCGGCGTGACCGTGCGCGACCTCGGCATCCGGCACAGCGGCATCGTGTCGTTCACCGTCGACGGCGTCGACTCCGTCGCGGTGCGCGACCGGCTGCTGGCGCAGGACATCACGGTCACGGTCAGTCACGCCGGTTCGACCCTGCTGGACATGACCGGCCGCGGCCTCGCCTCGGTCGTGCGCGCCTCGCCGCACTGCTTCGTCGGTTTCGACGAACTCGATCGTTTCGTCGCCGCGGTGGCGGCCCTGCGAGCCTGA